The genome window GCGGCCCTGGCCGCCGTCGGCGGCTATCTGCAGGTCGGGGCACTGTTCACGCTCAAGCCGCTCGCACCCGATCTCAATCGCGTCAACCCGCTCGAGGGGGCGAAACGGTTGTTTTCGACGCGCACGTGGGTCGAGCTGATCAAGTCGATCGTCAAGATCGTCGTCGTCGCGGTGCTCGCCTGGGATCTGCTGTCGGCACATCTGGGCGGGCTGGCTCGGCTGCCCGGAGCGCCGCCCGGTCGCGTGCTGGCCTGGACGGCGTCGATCGCAGGCGGACTGCTATTTCGCGTGGCGATCTTCTACGCGATCGTCGGCGTGGCCGACCTTTTGTGGCAGAGGTATTTGACGATGCAACAGCTCATGATGACCAAGGAGGAGGTCAAGCGCGAGTACAAGGAGCAGGAGGGCGATCCGCAGCACAAGGCGGAGCGCAGGCGCCTACACCGTGAGATCCTGCAGCACGCGATGGTCGAAGCGGTCCGAACGGCCGACGCGGTGATCGTCAACCCGGACCACATCGCGGTGGCCATTCGCTACGACGCGGACACGATGCGCGCGCCGAAGGTCGTCGCGACCGGACACCGGCTCGTCGCCCAGCAGATCAAAGAGGTCGCTCGCCAGTTCGGCGTGCCGATCTACCGCGACGTGCCGCTGGCGCGCGCACTGGCGCAAGTCGAACTGGACGACGAGATCCCGGAGGAGCTGTACGAGGCGGTGGCGGCCGTGTTGCGGTTCGTCTATGACCAGCGCGGAGCCGGCGAGGGCGGCAATGCGGCCCGTTGATTCGGCAGGCGGTCGCTGGCTCGCCGGCGTCGGTGCAGCGGCCACGTTTGCGGACGACGCGATCGACGCCGCACAGCTGCCCGAACTCGCCCAGGCGGCCGTCGACGACGTCGAGATGGGGCCGCCGCCGACGCCGGGCGACGAGGCGGTCGCCGCGGCCGGGCGTGCGGGGCTGGCGCGGGCCCGCGCGGTCGCGCTGTTTCGCGCGCTCGCCGAGGCGCGAGACGAGATCCCCCCCTTCGAGGGTGGCTTCGGCGAGTGCACCGCCGCGCTAGAGCGCGCGCGGGACGCCGCCGCTGGCGATCTGGCGGCCGTACTCGACCGCTACATCGCGCTGCGCCGGCGCGTCGGGGCGCACATCGGCAGCATCTGCGCCGGATAGGAGGCAGCGATGGACGATGCGGCGCTGTCGGCGGCGGCCGACCTGGGATATCTGCTGATGCGCACCGGGCAGCTCGAGGACGCGCGCCGCCTGTGGGAGGGGCTCGCCGGCATGGTGGGGCACCTCGAGGCACCGTGGCGCGCGCTCGCAGTCATCGCCCTGCGCGAACGGCGATACGACGACTGTGTCGCGGCGGCCAACATCGCCGCGCAGCGCCGACCGGATTCGCCCGCACCGCTCGTGTTGCGCGCGGAAGCACTGCGACACCAGGGCCGCTACCAGGAGGCCGAACGGGACCTGCACGCGGCGCTCGCGTTGCCCGCGCGCGGCGCCGACGCGCGGCGGGTACAGGCGCGCGCGCGGGCGCTGCTCGGCGTGCGGCGGTCTCGATAGGCGCGCGCGGGCGCTGCTCGGCGTGCGGCGGTCGCGGTCCGCGCGCGCGGTCGCTGCTCGGCGTGCGGCGGTCTCGGTCCGCCCGCCGCTGCGGGCGCGCTACGGCATGCAAACGGCATGGTAGGTTCGCCGGCATGGCGGATCGTGCGGTGCGCAAGGCTGTGATTCCGGCCGCGGGCCTCGGCACGCGGTTTTTGCCGGCGACGAAGGCCATCCCCAAGGAGATGTTGCCGATCGTGGACGTCCCGACGATCCAGCTCATCGTCGAGGAGGCCGTCGCCGCGGGGATCGAGGACATCGTGTTGGTCAACGGCCGGGGCAAGGGAGCGATCGAGGACCACTTCGACCACGCATTCGAACTCGAATGCGTGCTGCGCGAGCGCGGCAAGACGGAGCTGCTCCACCAAGTGGAGCGGATCGCCAACTTGGCGCGGATCCACAGCGTGCGACAGAAGCGGCCGCTCGGCCTCGGCCACGCGGTGGCCTGCGCGCGCAACGCGGTCGGCGACGAGCCGTTCGCGGTGTTGTTGGGCGACGACCTGATTCGCAACGAGGACCGACCGGCGATCGGTCAGCTGGTCGACGCGTTTTCCGCCACGGGAGGCGGCATTCTCGGGTTGCAGGAGGTGCCGGCGTCGCAGACGCACTTGTACGGCATCGTGGCTGGCGAGGCCGCCGGGGATGGCCTCCTTCGCGTGACGGAGTTCG of Deltaproteobacteria bacterium contains these proteins:
- a CDS encoding EscU/YscU/HrcU family type III secretion system export apparatus switch protein, producing the protein MAQDRPGGEPTEKPTPQRLRKAREEGQVARSQELTAALGFLAAAGVLLWGGRALWDQLVATTREGVAAAVAGAPAARAWPAARAAIDAVVRLSVPVVGAAAALAAVGGYLQVGALFTLKPLAPDLNRVNPLEGAKRLFSTRTWVELIKSIVKIVVVAVLAWDLLSAHLGGLARLPGAPPGRVLAWTASIAGGLLFRVAIFYAIVGVADLLWQRYLTMQQLMMTKEEVKREYKEQEGDPQHKAERRRLHREILQHAMVEAVRTADAVIVNPDHIAVAIRYDADTMRAPKVVATGHRLVAQQIKEVARQFGVPIYRDVPLARALAQVELDDEIPEELYEAVAAVLRFVYDQRGAGEGGNAAR
- the galU gene encoding UTP--glucose-1-phosphate uridylyltransferase codes for the protein MADRAVRKAVIPAAGLGTRFLPATKAIPKEMLPIVDVPTIQLIVEEAVAAGIEDIVLVNGRGKGAIEDHFDHAFELECVLRERGKTELLHQVERIANLARIHSVRQKRPLGLGHAVACARNAVGDEPFAVLLGDDLIRNEDRPAIGQLVDAFSATGGGILGLQEVPASQTHLYGIVAGEAAGDGLLRVTEFVEKPAPGTAPSRLAVVGRYVFPPDVWEPLSRAQPSVGGEIQLVDGLRELMAAGRLYGVVLAGDRYDAGDRIGYLRANLAYALARPSLRDAVIAMCRAIANSAE